The proteins below come from a single Pseudodesulfovibrio sp. JC047 genomic window:
- the cimA gene encoding citramalate synthase, producing the protein MRHVTIYDTTLRDGAQAEELNLTTQDKIRIAHKLDELGIQYIEGGWPGANPTDQRFFERIKGHTWENAKLTAFGSTHFAKTTPEKDPNLSNLLAANTSVITIFGKTWDLHATTALGISLERNLELIANSVSYLNKRVDEVIFDAEHFFDGFKHNPEYALQAVQAAHEAGAARLILCDTNGGSLPSEIAEAMQALKTVIPEAQLGIHAHNDSEVAVANSLEAVRQGATQIQGTVNGYGERCGNANLCSVIPNLELKMGIDTIGKANLPRLLNTSHFVSETANLRPFMRQPFVGASAFAHKGGIHVSAILKDSKTYEHIPPKTVGNVQRVLLSDQAGKSNILFKAKELGYDLGKHDPTVDRLLKELKLRESMGYEYSVADASFELLLQEALGQPLDYFHFKNFFVVDAKREEDPEPFTEATVIVEVKGQQEHTAATGMGPVNALDRALRKGLERFYPELSTIRLLDFKVRVLSGAVRDTGGTASFVRVLVETGDQDAHWTTMGVSHNIIEASWQAVVDAINYKLFKDDTKRANTL; encoded by the coding sequence ATGAGACACGTAACAATATATGACACGACTTTACGAGACGGGGCACAAGCAGAGGAACTGAATCTCACCACACAAGACAAAATCCGCATCGCTCACAAGCTGGATGAGCTGGGTATACAGTACATCGAAGGGGGTTGGCCAGGCGCCAACCCCACGGACCAGAGATTCTTTGAAAGAATCAAGGGACATACATGGGAGAACGCCAAGCTGACCGCCTTTGGTTCCACCCATTTTGCCAAGACCACCCCGGAAAAAGACCCGAATCTTTCCAACCTGCTCGCCGCAAACACCTCCGTCATCACGATCTTCGGCAAAACCTGGGACCTACACGCCACCACAGCCCTTGGTATCTCTCTCGAACGTAATCTCGAACTCATTGCCAACAGCGTCAGTTATCTGAACAAACGAGTGGATGAAGTCATCTTTGATGCCGAACACTTTTTCGATGGTTTCAAACACAATCCGGAATACGCACTTCAAGCAGTCCAAGCCGCTCATGAAGCCGGTGCCGCGCGCTTGATTCTCTGCGATACCAACGGCGGTTCCCTTCCCTCCGAAATAGCCGAAGCCATGCAGGCACTCAAAACGGTCATTCCCGAAGCGCAACTGGGCATTCATGCGCACAATGATTCAGAAGTCGCTGTTGCCAACTCGCTTGAGGCCGTCCGGCAAGGAGCCACTCAGATTCAAGGGACAGTCAATGGCTATGGCGAACGGTGCGGCAACGCCAATCTCTGTTCGGTCATCCCCAATCTCGAATTGAAAATGGGTATTGACACCATTGGTAAAGCCAATCTTCCAAGACTCTTGAATACGTCCCATTTCGTCAGCGAAACAGCAAATCTTCGGCCTTTCATGCGCCAACCTTTTGTCGGGGCTTCGGCCTTTGCGCACAAAGGGGGCATCCATGTTTCCGCCATCCTGAAAGATTCCAAAACATATGAACACATCCCTCCAAAAACCGTAGGGAATGTCCAGCGCGTTCTGCTCTCGGATCAGGCAGGGAAATCGAATATCCTCTTCAAGGCCAAAGAACTGGGCTATGATCTGGGCAAACACGACCCCACTGTCGATCGCCTGCTCAAGGAACTTAAATTGCGTGAAAGCATGGGATATGAATATTCCGTGGCGGATGCCTCCTTTGAATTACTCCTTCAGGAGGCATTGGGACAACCGCTCGATTATTTCCATTTCAAAAACTTCTTTGTGGTCGATGCCAAACGGGAAGAAGACCCAGAACCATTCACTGAAGCCACGGTCATCGTAGAAGTCAAAGGCCAGCAGGAACACACCGCTGCCACCGGCATGGGACCGGTCAACGCCCTTGACCGTGCGCTGCGAAAAGGACTGGAACGATTCTATCCGGAACTTTCAACCATTCGTCTCCTCGACTTCAAGGTCCGCGTATTATCAGGTGCAGTGCGAGACACCGGCGGCACCGCATCCTTTGTCCGAGTGCTCGTTGAAACCGGCGATCAAGATGCCCACTGGACGACAATGGGTGTCTCACACAACATCATCGAAGCCAGTTGGCAGGCCGTGGTCGATGCCATCAACTACAAGCTCTTCAAAGACGACACAAAACGAGCCAATACACTGTAA
- a CDS encoding aspartate kinase, translating into MNIVVQKFGGTSVRNLECQRQVMQKVLRPYREGNKVIVVLSAMSGETNRLLALAKEWTDTPDPAEVDSLVSTGEQVSTSLFAMLLKQQGVKCRSVLGFQAPVKTNEAHGKARIEAIDAEELEELLQEYDILVIAGFQGCTANKRITTLGRGGSDTSAVALAAALDADVCEIYTDVPGVFTTDPNMCTDARKIDKVAYDEMLEMASMGAKVLQIRSVEFAKKYNVTVHVRSTFSDEPGTIVTQEDENMESVLVSGIAYDKDQAQITLVHVHDHPGVSAQIFSPLADKKILVDMIVQNPSKDGLTDMTFTVPRSDVDMTIKTLSKLQYEIGFEELTHNLNVSKISIIGVGMRNHSGVASRAFQALADENVNILMISTSEIKVTCLIDDKYTELAVRTLHKAFNLEEGKHTE; encoded by the coding sequence ATGAACATCGTCGTACAAAAATTTGGCGGAACGTCAGTCCGCAACCTGGAATGTCAACGTCAAGTCATGCAAAAAGTCCTTCGCCCCTATCGGGAAGGCAACAAGGTCATCGTGGTTCTTTCGGCCATGTCCGGAGAAACCAACAGACTCCTCGCCCTTGCCAAAGAGTGGACCGACACCCCTGACCCCGCTGAAGTTGATTCGCTGGTCTCGACCGGTGAACAGGTCTCAACCTCATTGTTTGCCATGCTACTCAAGCAACAGGGCGTCAAATGTCGCTCTGTTCTGGGCTTTCAGGCTCCGGTCAAAACAAACGAAGCGCACGGCAAAGCCCGAATTGAAGCCATTGACGCCGAGGAACTCGAAGAACTGCTCCAAGAGTACGACATCCTCGTCATTGCCGGGTTCCAAGGTTGTACTGCAAACAAACGCATTACCACGCTCGGACGAGGCGGCTCGGACACCTCTGCAGTCGCGCTGGCTGCGGCTCTGGATGCTGATGTCTGCGAAATTTATACCGATGTGCCGGGTGTTTTCACTACCGACCCCAACATGTGTACGGATGCGCGAAAAATCGACAAAGTCGCCTATGATGAAATGCTGGAAATGGCCAGCATGGGTGCCAAGGTCCTTCAGATCCGTTCCGTGGAATTTGCCAAAAAATATAATGTAACCGTCCATGTCCGCTCTACTTTTTCAGACGAACCGGGCACTATAGTCACTCAGGAGGATGAAAATATGGAATCCGTTCTCGTTTCCGGGATCGCTTATGACAAAGATCAGGCCCAGATTACACTGGTCCATGTCCACGACCATCCGGGCGTGTCCGCACAAATATTCTCTCCCCTGGCAGACAAGAAAATTCTGGTTGACATGATCGTCCAGAATCCGAGTAAAGACGGCTTGACCGACATGACATTCACTGTTCCCCGTTCAGATGTGGACATGACCATAAAGACGCTGTCCAAGCTCCAATACGAAATCGGCTTCGAAGAACTCACCCACAACCTCAATGTCTCAAAAATCTCGATTATCGGCGTCGGCATGCGAAATCATTCCGGAGTGGCCTCACGGGCATTCCAAGCGCTTGCCGATGAGAACGTCAATATCCTGATGATAAGCACATCCGAGATCAAGGTCACCTGCCTGATCGACGACAAGTACACCGAACTGGCTGTACGCACACTCCACAAAGCCTTCAACCTGGAAGAAGGCAAACATACAGAGTAA
- the tsaE gene encoding tRNA (adenosine(37)-N6)-threonylcarbamoyltransferase complex ATPase subunit type 1 TsaE yields the protein MDVQLHLPDLEATLALGRFLAHCVKKMPTPPSLLLQGDLGSGKTTLVRGFVESLPGSEMAEVSSPSFNIFNLYPTTPPVAHFDLYRLEGMPPDDALFEQLEETETVTIIEWIQFLDRELWPSEALLLRWSPSEKGRDLTLQAVGETTRTLVESVAQEHEQH from the coding sequence ATGGACGTACAACTGCACCTTCCCGACTTGGAAGCCACCCTTGCCTTGGGTCGATTTCTGGCTCACTGCGTAAAAAAAATGCCCACCCCGCCGTCATTGCTCTTGCAAGGCGACCTCGGTTCAGGCAAAACCACGCTGGTGAGAGGGTTTGTCGAATCCTTGCCAGGCTCGGAAATGGCCGAAGTGTCCAGCCCGAGCTTCAATATATTCAATCTGTACCCCACCACACCACCCGTGGCACATTTTGATTTGTACAGATTGGAAGGAATGCCTCCGGATGACGCGCTCTTTGAGCAGTTGGAGGAGACGGAAACCGTTACGATCATTGAATGGATTCAATTTCTTGACCGTGAACTCTGGCCCAGTGAAGCGCTCCTGTTGCGTTGGTCCCCTTCAGAAAAAGGACGGGATCTGACACTCCAGGCAGTCGGAGAAACGACACGAACACTTGTCGAATCCGTGGCACAGGAACACGAACAGCACTAA
- a CDS encoding CBS domain-containing protein — protein sequence MLTAQDIMTTDCITLTPDTDITTAAQTLLTHKINGAPVLEEETVVGILCQADLVVQQKKITMPSFFTLLDGVFPISSHEDLEREMSKMSAVTVAEAMTHDPTVISPETSLEDIATVMANQKLFTLPVVENEALVGVVGKEDVLKTLLKA from the coding sequence ATGTTGACAGCTCAAGACATCATGACCACTGATTGCATTACATTGACACCGGATACCGATATCACCACCGCCGCCCAAACATTGCTGACACACAAAATCAACGGCGCACCAGTCCTCGAAGAAGAAACGGTTGTCGGCATCCTGTGTCAGGCGGACCTTGTCGTCCAACAGAAAAAAATAACCATGCCGTCCTTTTTCACCCTGCTCGATGGCGTATTCCCCATTTCTTCACATGAAGATCTCGAACGCGAAATGAGCAAAATGTCAGCGGTGACGGTCGCCGAAGCCATGACACACGACCCGACCGTAATTTCGCCAGAAACCTCCCTTGAGGATATCGCGACTGTCATGGCAAATCAGAAATTGTTCACATTGCCAGTCGTTGAGAATGAGGCTCTCGTTGGTGTGGTCGGCAAAGAAGACGTTTTGAAAACCCTCTTGAAAGCATAG
- a CDS encoding NAD(P)H-hydrate dehydratase, with protein sequence MLLPLPTPTEMSIWDHETINSIGIPGITLMETASHEAVNVILEEYGSVAASDVFCFVGSGNNGGDGLAIARHLHDLGANVTVFHTKPQKDYTGETGINLSWANKLDIPLTHLSDVSLDTLPQPDIIIDALLGTGFSGDLRPAYQTLIQTINRLGHQAFVLAVDIPSGLNGLSGSAQPIAVMADATATFEAPKLGLVMPEADQYTGTIHVCPIGIPLKIQNKHGVDHHLITREIMHLIPHVSPTMHKGKAGHVLILGGSAGLTGAPHLAGLGALRSGAGLVTIGCPGGVADAIKAGSPDIMTLPLGEGSTWKPSLAHLVLNELSRFDAVILGPGIGRDTETQAFIAAFIRECTQPIILDADALFALAQSMDLLDVLPEQTVLTPHPGEMARLLTTSSAKIQADRMQAVRTFSHLSDATLVLKGAGTVVSDSDLTCLSPFSEPNLAVGGSGDVLSGVIGSLMAQGLAPIQAACLGVYWHGLAGSALNEEFPMRGNLASEIAHMLPTVATTKHPGDQPC encoded by the coding sequence ATGCTGTTGCCACTTCCCACACCGACTGAAATGAGTATCTGGGATCACGAAACCATCAATTCCATTGGTATTCCCGGCATCACCCTCATGGAAACCGCCAGTCATGAGGCCGTCAATGTCATTCTTGAAGAATATGGTTCCGTGGCAGCTTCAGACGTATTCTGCTTTGTCGGCTCAGGGAATAATGGCGGCGACGGACTCGCCATAGCCAGACACCTCCATGATCTGGGAGCAAATGTAACCGTCTTTCACACAAAGCCCCAAAAGGACTATACTGGCGAAACCGGCATCAACCTGTCGTGGGCAAATAAACTCGATATCCCGCTCACGCATCTTTCCGATGTCTCGCTGGACACCCTTCCGCAGCCGGACATCATCATCGACGCATTGCTGGGCACCGGATTCTCGGGAGACCTGCGGCCAGCGTATCAAACCCTGATTCAAACCATAAACCGGCTCGGCCATCAGGCCTTTGTGCTGGCCGTCGATATCCCTTCCGGCTTGAACGGCTTGAGTGGCTCGGCCCAACCGATCGCGGTCATGGCCGATGCAACAGCGACCTTCGAAGCCCCGAAGCTTGGACTGGTTATGCCCGAAGCCGATCAATATACCGGCACCATTCACGTTTGTCCCATCGGTATTCCCCTGAAAATACAAAATAAACACGGTGTGGATCATCATCTCATTACCAGAGAAATCATGCACCTGATTCCCCACGTTTCACCGACCATGCACAAAGGAAAAGCGGGCCATGTCCTGATTCTTGGAGGCAGTGCCGGATTGACAGGCGCACCTCATCTTGCGGGCCTCGGAGCACTCCGAAGTGGAGCCGGACTCGTCACCATTGGCTGTCCCGGAGGGGTAGCCGATGCCATCAAGGCAGGATCTCCTGACATCATGACGCTCCCACTGGGCGAAGGATCGACATGGAAACCGTCTCTGGCTCATCTGGTGCTCAACGAATTATCGCGTTTCGATGCGGTTATTCTAGGACCGGGAATTGGCAGAGACACGGAAACTCAGGCCTTTATTGCCGCGTTCATTCGTGAATGCACACAACCAATCATTCTGGATGCGGATGCACTGTTTGCGCTCGCCCAATCCATGGACCTGCTTGATGTCCTGCCGGAACAAACCGTACTGACGCCGCATCCGGGAGAAATGGCCCGATTGCTCACCACATCATCAGCAAAAATTCAGGCCGATCGAATGCAGGCCGTCCGAACTTTTTCACACCTTTCGGACGCCACTCTGGTTCTCAAAGGAGCCGGAACCGTGGTATCGGATAGTGATCTGACCTGCCTCAGCCCGTTTTCAGAACCCAATCTGGCCGTTGGCGGCTCGGGAGACGTCCTGTCCGGCGTCATCGGTTCACTTATGGCCCAAGGCCTTGCCCCAATTCAGGCAGCCTGTCTCGGTGTCTACTGGCATGGGCTGGCAGGCAGCGCATTGAATGAAGAATTTCCCATGCGTGGCAATCTCGCTTCAGAAATTGCCCACATGTTGCCGACCGTGGCAACGACAAAACACCCAGGAGATCAACCATGTTGA
- the acpS gene encoding holo-ACP synthase translates to MIKGIGMDLAELDRIERLWERYGLRFAHRILTDREIDQLPHAHPTKRLAALFAGKEAAVKALGTGFAQGIHFKCVEILHAPSGKPEIAFLDTGLEACKRQGVTAAHITLTHSRDTAGATVILEG, encoded by the coding sequence ATGATAAAAGGTATTGGTATGGACCTCGCGGAACTGGACCGCATTGAACGACTCTGGGAACGGTACGGCCTCAGATTTGCCCACCGCATCCTGACAGACCGCGAAATCGACCAATTGCCACACGCACATCCAACCAAACGCCTGGCCGCGCTGTTCGCCGGAAAAGAAGCTGCGGTCAAGGCGTTGGGAACCGGATTCGCCCAAGGCATCCATTTCAAATGTGTTGAAATCCTTCATGCACCGAGCGGCAAACCGGAAATCGCCTTTCTGGACACGGGCCTTGAAGCGTGTAAACGACAGGGTGTCACTGCGGCGCACATCACTTTGACCCATTCCCGTGACACGGCTGGTGCCACCGTGATACTGGAAGGATAA
- a CDS encoding pyridoxine 5'-phosphate synthase encodes MPVLVVNVDHVATLRQARRGIEPEPVTAAYMAEMAGATGIIVHLREDRRHIQDRDVELIKQTCNTRLHLEMAATAEMQSIALKIEPEMVCLVPEKRQELTTEGGLDCIGREQELKEFLEPIHAKGIRASLFIDADPKQIQAAQATGAEFIEIHTGHYADAKEINARNKELEKILKGIALAKDIGLKVNLGHGLNYRNILNFKDVPGITEYSIGHAIMAKAIYVGLDRAVRDMAQLVRSFAD; translated from the coding sequence ATGCCGGTACTCGTTGTCAACGTCGATCATGTGGCCACACTGCGTCAGGCCAGAAGAGGTATTGAACCAGAACCCGTCACCGCCGCCTACATGGCGGAAATGGCCGGAGCAACTGGAATCATTGTCCATCTTCGTGAAGATCGTCGTCACATTCAAGATAGAGACGTGGAACTCATCAAACAAACCTGCAACACTCGGTTACACTTAGAAATGGCTGCCACCGCAGAAATGCAATCCATCGCATTGAAAATCGAACCGGAAATGGTCTGCCTTGTCCCCGAAAAACGACAGGAACTCACCACCGAAGGCGGATTGGATTGCATCGGCCGTGAACAGGAACTTAAAGAATTCCTTGAGCCTATTCATGCCAAAGGCATTCGGGCGAGCCTCTTTATTGACGCCGATCCCAAACAGATTCAAGCAGCTCAAGCCACTGGCGCAGAATTCATTGAAATTCACACTGGCCACTATGCCGATGCCAAAGAGATCAACGCACGGAACAAGGAACTTGAGAAAATCCTCAAGGGAATAGCTCTGGCCAAGGATATCGGCTTGAAAGTCAACCTCGGCCATGGCCTGAATTACCGAAACATTCTCAATTTCAAGGATGTTCCTGGAATCACGGAATATTCCATCGGCCATGCCATTATGGCCAAAGCCATCTATGTCGGACTTGATCGAGCGGTCCGTGACATGGCGCAACTTGTTCGCTCGTTCGCGGATTAA
- a CDS encoding UDP-glucose/GDP-mannose dehydrogenase family protein: protein MNVCIVGTGYVGLVSAACFAEMGNNIICVDVNPKVVETLRSGKVHIFEPGLEDLVKRNTEQGRLIFTTDLGEGLAVSEIVFITVGTPCGDDGSCDLSYVDAVAREIGQRMTSPKIVVDKSTVPVGTADRVRGIIADALEQRGESIDFDVVSNPEFLKEGDAVNDFMKPDRVIVGTENDDSAQALQVLYGPFARNREKLIVMGVRSAEMTKYAANCMLATKISFINEVANICERVGANVSEVRAGIGSDSRIGYSFIYPGVGYGGSCFPKDVKALIGTAAENGYDARLIRSVDEVNNAQKRVLSDKIKEYFEPQGGVKGRTLAMWGIAFKANTDDIREASAIEVIKELTALGMTVRAFDPEANERAREEVGHLDGLDILDDQYAVLDGADALAVVTDWNQFRDPDFERIKRDMKAPLVFDGRNLYLPERMGQAGFAYFSIGRKPVK from the coding sequence ATGAACGTATGCATCGTTGGCACTGGGTATGTGGGCCTTGTCTCCGCAGCCTGTTTTGCCGAAATGGGAAATAATATTATTTGTGTGGATGTCAATCCAAAAGTCGTGGAGACCTTGAGGAGTGGCAAGGTCCATATCTTTGAGCCTGGTCTGGAAGATTTGGTCAAACGCAATACTGAGCAGGGTCGATTGATCTTCACCACGGATTTGGGAGAAGGGTTGGCCGTCTCGGAAATAGTTTTTATTACAGTTGGAACTCCGTGTGGGGACGATGGTTCTTGTGATCTTTCCTATGTGGATGCCGTTGCCCGGGAAATTGGGCAGCGCATGACAAGCCCGAAGATTGTTGTGGATAAATCGACTGTCCCAGTTGGCACGGCGGACCGGGTGCGAGGTATTATCGCCGATGCCCTGGAGCAACGAGGCGAGTCCATTGATTTTGACGTGGTTTCCAATCCCGAATTTCTGAAAGAGGGTGATGCCGTCAACGATTTCATGAAACCGGACCGGGTCATTGTCGGAACGGAGAATGACGATTCGGCTCAGGCATTACAAGTCTTGTACGGTCCTTTTGCCCGGAATCGTGAGAAGCTCATTGTCATGGGAGTGCGTTCTGCGGAAATGACCAAGTATGCGGCCAACTGCATGCTTGCAACAAAGATTTCGTTCATCAATGAAGTCGCCAATATTTGTGAACGAGTCGGAGCGAATGTCTCGGAAGTTCGTGCGGGAATCGGATCTGACAGCCGCATTGGCTACAGCTTTATTTATCCGGGTGTCGGATACGGTGGGTCCTGTTTTCCCAAGGATGTGAAAGCACTCATCGGTACGGCTGCGGAAAACGGGTATGATGCCCGGCTGATTCGGTCCGTGGATGAGGTCAATAACGCGCAAAAACGTGTTTTGTCTGATAAAATCAAAGAATATTTTGAGCCGCAAGGTGGCGTGAAGGGACGTACTTTGGCCATGTGGGGCATTGCCTTCAAGGCCAATACCGATGACATTCGAGAGGCGTCAGCCATTGAAGTCATCAAGGAATTGACGGCTCTAGGCATGACGGTTCGTGCTTTTGATCCCGAGGCGAACGAGCGTGCTCGTGAAGAAGTTGGTCACCTCGACGGATTGGACATTCTCGACGATCAATATGCAGTTCTGGATGGCGCGGACGCTCTGGCGGTGGTCACGGATTGGAATCAGTTTCGGGACCCGGATTTCGAACGTATCAAGCGGGACATGAAGGCCCCGTTGGTCTTTGACGGTCGGAACCTGTATTTGCCGGAACGCATGGGGCAGGCTGGATTTGCCTATTTCAGCATCGGAAGAAAGCCCGTCAAATAA
- a CDS encoding chemotaxis protein CheW, which produces MSLEIEEIGDVKGAESDQELIQLVTFSIGEEEFGVNILQVQEIIRTMEITNVPRAPEFVEGVINLRGKVIPIVDMRRRFGLESKEHDKYTRIIVIEIGMIIVGFVVDAVSEVLRIPANSVQPPPPVVAGMDADYIDGVGNLDDRLLILLDLDSLLDNEEKEALGTV; this is translated from the coding sequence ATGAGCCTTGAAATTGAAGAAATTGGCGATGTCAAGGGAGCCGAGAGCGATCAGGAGTTGATTCAACTGGTCACGTTCAGCATTGGTGAAGAAGAGTTTGGCGTGAATATACTTCAGGTTCAGGAGATCATCCGGACCATGGAGATCACGAACGTCCCACGTGCGCCTGAATTCGTGGAAGGGGTTATCAATCTGCGAGGGAAGGTTATTCCCATCGTGGATATGCGCCGTCGTTTTGGCCTTGAGTCAAAGGAACACGATAAATATACTCGGATTATTGTCATCGAAATCGGAATGATTATCGTTGGTTTCGTTGTGGATGCGGTTTCTGAAGTCTTGCGTATCCCTGCAAATTCCGTCCAGCCGCCGCCTCCGGTTGTTGCCGGTATGGATGCTGATTATATTGATGGCGTGGGGAACCTTGATGACAGGCTTCTTATCTTGTTGGATCTGGACTCCTTGTTGGATAACGAGGAAAAGGAAGCCTTAGGCACGGTATAG